A stretch of [Clostridium] innocuum DNA encodes these proteins:
- a CDS encoding UxaA family hydrolase yields the protein MKNAVRIHERDNVAVVIEPISKGELCIYTDMQGKEQEFAVRECIPVYHKLALCRIQKGEPVVKYGEWIGIAACDIEQGMHVHVHNVWNTKR from the coding sequence ATGAAAAATGCTGTTCGTATACATGAACGGGACAATGTTGCTGTCGTAATCGAACCGATCAGTAAAGGTGAGCTGTGTATCTATACCGATATGCAGGGGAAGGAACAGGAATTTGCTGTAAGAGAATGTATTCCTGTTTATCATAAGCTTGCACTTTGCAGAATACAGAAGGGAGAACCGGTTGTAAAGTACGGGGAATGGATCGGGATAGCGGCGTGTGATATTGAACAGGGAATGCATGTTCATGTACATAATGTATGGAATACCAAAAGATAA
- a CDS encoding UxaA family hydrolase — protein MRFRGYRRNDGRIGIRNHVLILPASICASDVAHQVMMQVQGTVSFHNQLGCSQTPIDQECTLRTMAGMAANPNVYGTIIISLGCENCQMKLVTKEIQSRCDKPLKAFIIQECGGTLHTVEQAVRCAREMVAQASCMQREEADVSELMVAMECGGSDPTSGLAANPLVGEVADSIIASGGTAVLSETTEFIGAEKLLAKRAVNAQVSAQILEIVRHYEDAMKCVNDDVRKRNPSPGNKAGGITTLEEKSLGCIYKSGHAPIQAVYDYAQDIHHKGLVIMDTPGNDPISMSGMAAGGCQLVLFTTGRGTPTGNPIVPVIKLSANRDTAVVMRDNLDFDASGYLYGSTTMRQLRDALLEEICAVAGGKLTRSEILGYCETAIARVGRYVKNEGEMKGCVESYYY, from the coding sequence ATGAGGTTTCGGGGATATCGCAGAAATGACGGTCGGATCGGTATTCGGAATCATGTGCTTATTCTTCCTGCCAGTATATGTGCAAGTGACGTGGCACATCAGGTCATGATGCAGGTACAGGGAACCGTGAGCTTTCACAATCAGTTGGGCTGTTCACAAACACCGATCGATCAGGAATGTACGCTGCGGACAATGGCAGGGATGGCTGCCAATCCCAACGTATATGGAACCATCATCATATCGCTTGGCTGTGAAAACTGTCAGATGAAGCTTGTCACAAAGGAAATACAGAGCCGCTGCGATAAGCCGTTAAAAGCCTTCATCATTCAGGAATGCGGCGGTACTCTGCACACCGTGGAACAGGCGGTTCGCTGTGCAAGAGAAATGGTTGCGCAGGCAAGCTGTATGCAGCGCGAGGAGGCAGACGTTTCAGAGCTTATGGTTGCGATGGAATGCGGCGGCTCGGATCCTACAAGCGGGCTGGCCGCAAATCCGCTGGTGGGAGAAGTGGCGGACAGCATCATCGCATCAGGAGGAACGGCGGTTTTGTCGGAAACAACGGAATTTATCGGTGCGGAAAAGCTGTTGGCAAAGCGCGCTGTCAATGCACAGGTATCTGCACAAATACTGGAGATTGTACGTCATTATGAGGATGCTATGAAATGTGTTAACGATGATGTGCGAAAGCGAAATCCATCACCCGGCAATAAGGCGGGAGGAATCACGACACTGGAGGAAAAATCACTGGGCTGCATATACAAGTCAGGACATGCACCGATTCAGGCAGTCTACGATTATGCACAGGACATTCATCATAAGGGGCTGGTCATTATGGATACACCGGGTAATGATCCCATCAGTATGAGCGGTATGGCTGCGGGAGGGTGTCAGCTCGTTTTGTTTACCACAGGCAGGGGTACGCCTACCGGAAATCCCATTGTGCCGGTAATCAAGCTGTCCGCAAACCGGGATACTGCAGTCGTGATGAGGGACAATCTTGACTTTGATGCAAGCGGATACCTGTATGGCAGTACAACCATGCGGCAGCTGCGCGATGCATTGCTGGAGGAAATATGTGCAGTCGCAGGCGGTAAGCTGACACGCAGTGAAATACTGGGCTACTGTGAAACCGCGATTGCCCGCGTCGGCAGATATGTAAAAAACGAGGGGGAAATGAAGGGCTGTGTGGAGTCGTACTATTACTGA
- a CDS encoding IMP dehydrogenase, which translates to MAYYFNEPSRTFSEYLIVPGYSSAECTPANVSLKTPLVKFRKGKEEPELSLNIPMVSAIMQSVSGEKMACALAREGGISFIYGSQTIENEAAMVRRVKATKAGFVYSDSNIRPDATLQDVLDLKEETGHATMAVTEDGTPEGKLLGIITSRDYRTSRMDPSTKVADFMTPFEKLIYGNEGCTLSEANDMIWEHKLNQLPIIDENQHLKAFVFRKDYDSHKEHPNELLDDQKRYIVGAGINTRDYEERIPALIEAGADVLCIDSSEGFSEWQARTLKWVREKYGDSVKVGAGNVVDAEGFRFLAEAGADFVKIGIGGGSICITREQKGIGRGQATATIDVAKARDEYYKETGIYVPICSDGGIVHDYHITLALAMGADFVMLGRYFSRFEESPTKKVTINGTYMKEYWGEGSARARNWQRYDMGGSKKLSFVEGVDSYVPYAGALKDNVDLTLSKVKHTMCNCGTLTIEELQKNAKITLVSSTSIVEGGAHDVVVKDNTLDAKVK; encoded by the coding sequence ATGGCATATTATTTTAATGAACCTTCACGTACATTCAGTGAGTATCTTATTGTTCCGGGGTATTCCTCAGCAGAATGTACCCCAGCAAACGTTTCTTTAAAAACACCACTGGTAAAATTTCGAAAAGGAAAGGAAGAACCGGAGCTTTCCTTGAATATACCGATGGTTTCCGCAATCATGCAGTCTGTTTCAGGCGAAAAGATGGCATGTGCACTGGCTAGAGAGGGAGGCATTTCCTTCATCTACGGTTCTCAGACAATTGAGAATGAGGCTGCCATGGTTCGCCGTGTAAAGGCGACAAAGGCAGGCTTTGTATACAGTGATTCCAATATTCGTCCGGATGCCACACTGCAGGATGTACTGGATCTGAAGGAAGAAACAGGACATGCAACCATGGCGGTTACAGAAGACGGCACGCCGGAGGGAAAGCTGCTCGGTATTATTACAAGCAGAGATTACCGTACCTCCCGTATGGATCCATCCACCAAAGTAGCGGATTTCATGACGCCGTTTGAAAAGCTGATTTACGGCAACGAGGGATGCACGCTGAGTGAAGCAAACGATATGATCTGGGAGCACAAGCTGAACCAGTTGCCGATCATCGATGAAAACCAGCATTTAAAAGCGTTCGTATTCCGCAAGGATTATGATTCCCACAAGGAGCATCCAAATGAATTGCTGGATGATCAGAAGCGGTATATCGTTGGTGCCGGTATCAATACCCGTGATTATGAAGAACGTATTCCTGCTTTGATCGAAGCCGGTGCGGATGTTTTATGCATTGATTCCAGCGAAGGATTCAGCGAATGGCAGGCACGCACATTGAAATGGGTTCGTGAGAAATACGGTGACAGTGTAAAGGTCGGTGCCGGTAATGTCGTGGATGCGGAGGGCTTCCGTTTCCTGGCCGAGGCAGGCGCAGACTTTGTGAAAATCGGAATCGGTGGCGGTTCTATCTGTATCACCCGTGAACAGAAGGGAATCGGGCGCGGACAGGCAACGGCTACGATTGATGTTGCGAAAGCGCGTGATGAATATTATAAGGAAACGGGAATCTATGTTCCAATCTGCAGTGATGGCGGTATCGTTCATGACTATCACATCACGCTGGCACTTGCCATGGGCGCAGACTTCGTCATGCTGGGAAGATATTTCTCCAGATTTGAAGAATCTCCAACGAAGAAGGTTACAATCAACGGTACCTACATGAAGGAGTACTGGGGAGAAGGAAGCGCGCGTGCCAGAAACTGGCAGCGGTATGACATGGGAGGCAGCAAAAAGCTGTCCTTCGTGGAAGGTGTTGACTCCTATGTTCCATATGCGGGTGCCTTAAAGGACAATGTCGATCTGACACTGAGCAAGGTGAAGCATACCATGTGCAACTGCGGAACGCTGACCATTGAGGAACTGCAGAAAAATGCCAAAATCACACTCGTGTCTTCTACAAGTATCGTAGAAGGCGGGGCACATGATGTTGTTGTGAAGGACAACACACTGGACGCCAAAGTAAAATAA
- a CDS encoding acetyltransferase → MKRLLIWGASDQAVVTLDCAQAMQMYGQIDVMGIATQPIRRFAQHRVLMEENVIHAEMFHAYDEVIVATGDNRLRQIRLQILKEYGIPLATIIHPSAIISPTAQVKHGSTILANAVIHTFACISTGCIINTGAIVEHDCVIKDFVNISPNCAMAGHCRVESRAFLGIGSTLAPCITIGEDAVIGAGAVVITDIPVHATAVGVPAKIIKQDVC, encoded by the coding sequence ATGAAACGATTACTAATCTGGGGAGCGAGTGATCAGGCGGTGGTCACACTGGATTGTGCACAGGCAATGCAGATGTATGGACAAATTGATGTAATGGGCATCGCCACGCAGCCCATACGTCGGTTTGCTCAGCATCGTGTACTGATGGAAGAAAACGTCATACACGCGGAGATGTTCCATGCCTATGATGAGGTGATTGTGGCTACAGGGGACAATCGACTTCGTCAGATCCGTTTGCAGATATTAAAGGAATATGGTATTCCCCTGGCAACCATCATTCATCCCTCGGCAATCATCAGTCCGACTGCTCAAGTGAAGCACGGCAGTACCATATTGGCAAATGCAGTCATTCATACCTTTGCATGCATCTCGACAGGATGCATTATCAATACAGGAGCTATCGTCGAGCATGACTGTGTCATAAAGGATTTTGTCAATATATCACCAAATTGCGCCATGGCAGGCCACTGCAGAGTGGAAAGTAGAGCGTTCCTTGGTATCGGAAGCACACTAGCTCCCTGTATCACTATTGGCGAGGATGCAGTCATTGGTGCAGGTGCTGTTGTCATCACGGATATCCCAGTGCATGCGACGGCTGTCGGTGTTCCGGCGAAAATCATAAAACAGGATGTCTGCTAA